In the Thermodesulfovibrionales bacterium genome, TTCCATATCTTCCCAAACTCCAATTCCTTATGGTATTCCTCGTAGAGGTCCGTCATCGCCTTCGAAAGGACGGCATCCGCGTTTAGGATTGTTTTGATACCGAGGTCTTCCTCCGCCTCTTTCCTTCCCACGACATACTGGTGGGAATAGAGCTTTTCCGTAAAATAATCGACCAGCTTCACAATCTCATCTTCCCTGAGTTGTGATTTGTGGCTCTTCAGGAGCCGCTTCGCGAGAATGCGTATGAGGTTGTGGATACGATTCACGTTCCCGAGCGCGAGCGGATGGATTTGCGGGTTCGACTCAATGAATTTCGTGAATATCCTCGAAAGCTCCTCATCGCCTTTAATTCCGAATTTGTTCTTTGCGAGATCGAAATACGCCATCACGTCTTCGACGCTTATCGGAATCCTATTTTGCGGATTCGTCGGATCAGAAGGGTTGAAGACATTAGCGGTTGAAGGATCAATGGGCGAGAGCTCGGAGAGATTGCTCATCACGATTTCATCCGCGCCGAGCGCGATCATCGTTGCCGCACTGTGGGCCTTATAGGGAATAAGCACGGCAAATTTTCCGCAATACTCACGGATCATCGAGACGAGTCGCCACGGCACCATGGTGTCCCCGCCCGCGCTGTAGAGGAACAAGTCGATATTCTCTGTTTGTCCGATAATCCGGAGCTGCTTGCTTACGAGCGGTATCACGTCCATCGCAATCCGAGCGTTAAACGGACCCTGTCGGTCGCTCGTCAAGTAGGTGATTACCCGCGATCCCCGCAGGCCTTCGATCTCCCCTATGAGTTGCCTTCTGTCCATGTCTCGGGTTTTATTTAAGCATTTTTGTCTGATTCTTTCAACGAAGCGTGAACCATTGGCAGGAAAGACATGCCGCTTGGCCATCGGAGGAGGCCTGGTGTGCCGGGGTCAGGAACGGATGGATGGCGACGACCTCCAGGCCAGTCATGAGTTATTATGCCCCTCGTCGCTCCGAACCGTATTGACTTTAGCGCCCGGAGACGATATGCTGAGAATCGTGAAGCTCGGAGAGGTCCTGGTCAGCGAAGGCATTATCACGCAGGAGCAACTCAACATCGTCCTTGCGAGGCAGGTCCAGTTCGGCGGCAGGCTCGGAACGAATCTCTTGGAGCTGCGGCTCGTGAGCGAAGAGAAGTTCACCAACTTCCTGAGCCATTATTTTAAAGTCCCTGCCGCGACATCGAGCAAGATAGCAGGGATATCCGATGAAATTCTGCATTCGATTAAGAAGGATCTCGTAGAGAAATATAAGGTTTTGCCGCTCGAGAGACAGGGGAAGAGATTGCAGATAGCCGTGCTCAATCCGAACGACGCAGGGATTGACGAATTGAGCTTCGCGACGGGTTTGGGGTTCGTTCCCTTTGTAATCTCCGAACTGAGACTCTTCTATGAACTCGAAAGGCTCTACGGGATCAGGAGCGACCGCCGTTATATCAGGGCAGTTGACCGCTTCAGCCCCGATATCGATGTCACCGCCTCACCGGATACCATGAAGATGGCGCTACGAGACGCTGAATCCGGAGATAAGATCGCGGATTTGCTCCTCCGGTCAGCTCATCAGGTCGCCGCGAGGGTTGCCATTTTCACCAGACGAGGGGACAAGGCATCGCTCTGGAAGGCGACGGGCATAGAAATTGAGAGATGTGAGACTCATGTAGACGCATGGCCGATATTTGCGGAAAAGACGCGGACCGCAGAGCCTTTGGCGGACGCTGATCGTGGTTCCGGTGCTTCTCATCAGGAATATTACAGGGGGCCCTTACAGGAGAGACCGGGAAACACCGCCTGGATAGAGGCCCTCGGAGGCAGGCCCGAGGATATATTGGTACTGCCTCTTACTGTCAGGGAAAAGACCGTCGCCTTCCTTTACGCCGATAACGGGAACGATTCTGTGCTCGACGCGAATGTGGGCCATCTCTCCCACCTTGCATCCATGGGTTCAATCGCCTTTGAGATACTCACGTTGAAAGAAAAGCTTACGGGGCTATGACAGGGCCACAGGGCCCATGGAAAGGAGCAACCGATGGACAAGAGAGAGCAAAACAAGGCGGTGATTCGGGAATTCACTCGCATATTCAAAAACGAGCACAACGTCGAAAGAGTCGGCCATTTGTTCGCCGCTGATTTTCAGCACCACTTCAGGCTGCCGGTGAGCGCCGGGTTAGAAGGTTTCAAGGAAATGGGTCGCATGATGAACATCGCCTTTCCTGACGTCGTGGTCACCGAAGAGGATCTCATAGCTACAGAAGACACGGTGGTCGAGAGGAGTTCGGCAGTAGCTACACACTCTGCTCCGATGATGGGAGAGCAGCCGACAAACAAGCAGGTGCGATGGACGGAGATACACATTTATCGGCTGCGTGACGGAAAGATTTCGGAACATTGGGTCGAGTTCAGCCTTCTGGAATTGATGCGTCAGATCGGGGCGATCAAATAGGGGTCGTCTCAAGCGCTCTCTTTTCATGAATAAAGGGAAAGGGCCCGCGGGCATAGAATGCCCGCGGGCTATCGAGTAATCCTACTGCCTATGGCCCTATCACAACGAAATCTGGCAGAGAAGTGGTACCCGTATCCGTGCAGGTTTTTGTTCCGCCCCCCTGGATGACCAGAGTCACGAGGCTGAATGCGCCCGCAAAATCTCCGGTGCACGAGGTCGTCCTCGAGTTGCTGCCGTCAGTGTCAGTCTCGGTAAGCGAATAGGTTATGTTGATGTTTCCGGTAATAGGTGTTGTAAGGATGAGGGTCCCGCTGGCTTGCGTTTGCCCGCTTGCTGTAAGCCCCCCCTCCTGACAGACGCTCTTCGTGAAAGTCGCTGTGAGAGCTCCGGTCGCCTGGTTCCAATCACCCGTCAGCATGACTGTGCCACCGCTCGCGCACGGGAACGGTCCGAAAGCGAACGGCGCGGCCTCCGCACCAATCGCGAAAGCGAGAAACAGAACTATGAGAAAAAATTTCTTGAGCATCGCCCCCTCCTTAAAAGATGTGAAACAGCCAAACTTCATTCATGAATACTTCGGCCTCTCAGCCCCTGCTTCAAAAAACACGTCGCTTTCTGCCTCCTTCAGAAAGGGTCTGGACTTGATGGACTGGACTCACCCCTGCTTACTTCCCTTTTAGCATGCGAATGAGCCGGTGTCAAGTT is a window encoding:
- a CDS encoding ester cyclase is translated as MDKREQNKAVIREFTRIFKNEHNVERVGHLFAADFQHHFRLPVSAGLEGFKEMGRMMNIAFPDVVVTEEDLIATEDTVVERSSAVATHSAPMMGEQPTNKQVRWTEIHIYRLRDGKISEHWVEFSLLELMRQIGAIK